In the genome of Candidatus Methylomirabilota bacterium, the window CCGCCCCTGGCGGCCTCCCGCGGGAGCAACTCGAGAGTCTCATCGCGCATCCCGACGCAGTCGTGGATCCCACATTGCGTCTGACCCTGCCGCCGGCCGTGCTCCAGGCGTTCAGTCAGGCCCTGGCCAACGCCCTGCACGCGGTTTTTCTGGTCGGCTTTGGCATCGCGTGCCTGGCCCTCATCTCCGCGTTACTGGTGCCGGCGGGCCGGGCCCAGGACCTCGCACTCCAAGAGAACCGGGTACCCGGCTCGCCGTCGTGACGGGTCCCGCGCTCCGGAGATCCCATGGGGCGTTCGCCGCGCGCTGCTGACCTCGGCGTGAAGCAGGAGATTCCGATTCCCGCCCGCTCCGGCGTCGGGTTTCGGGTGGGCGCCGGCCAGTTCGTCCAGGTGCTCGACATCGCCGGGCGGCAGTGCGCCGATTTCTTCGCGTACACCGCCGCCGAGCCACGCGAGTACCTGTCGGCCGAACACACCCGGGTGGCCATCGACGGGCTGTTTCCGCGGATCGGCCAGTCGTTCCTGTCGAATCTGCGGCGCCCGATGCTGCAGTTCGAGGAGGACCGCTCGCCGGGCATCCACGACATGCTCTTCGCCGCCTGCGACCCGGCCCGCTACGCGCAGTACGGGGTGACGGACCATGCCTCCTGCGCCGACAACCTGCGCGCGGCGCTCCGTCGGCTCGGCGTGGAGGCCTGCCACGTCCCCCAGCCGGTCAACTTCTTCATGAACGTGGCGGTGCGCCCCGACGGTCGCTGCGAGTTCGGTCCGCCTCAGACGAACCCGGGCGACTACGTGCTTCTCAGGGCGTTCCACGACTGTCTGGTCGTGATCTCGGCGTGTCCCCAGGAGTGGAACCCGGCGGCGAACTATCATCCCTCGGACTTGCTCGCGCGGATTCTCGTGGCAGACTGAGCGATCATGGGATTCGTGAGCCCGGTCACGGCGGCCGAGATCGCCCGCGAGAAGGAGAAGGCCCGCCGCCTCCGGGCCAGCCCCTGGTGGAAGCGGCGTCTCGCGCGGGGGCGCTGCGAGTACTGCCGGGAGGCGGCCCGGGCCGGAGAGCTGACCATGGACCATC includes:
- a CDS encoding urea carboxylase-associated family protein, with the translated sequence MGRSPRAADLGVKQEIPIPARSGVGFRVGAGQFVQVLDIAGRQCADFFAYTAAEPREYLSAEHTRVAIDGLFPRIGQSFLSNLRRPMLQFEEDRSPGIHDMLFAACDPARYAQYGVTDHASCADNLRAALRRLGVEACHVPQPVNFFMNVAVRPDGRCEFGPPQTNPGDYVLLRAFHDCLVVISACPQEWNPAANYHPSDLLARILVAD